The Glycine max cultivar Williams 82 chromosome 12, Glycine_max_v4.0, whole genome shotgun sequence genome window below encodes:
- the LOC100796918 gene encoding 28S ribosomal protein S9, mitochondrial-like, which translates to MLSRLIPKPSHLRRFLSIPLKPSHTAVNPFFTVVVPKHFSTNRGGGNDGDGKDPFSSRVWKDFRETEEKLDAFFEEEEECGSLAGMNDDGSSGGRRREERGWLQEEEQGWLQEKGLDDADEDAIFKGIDEESGDAGGGGFDESNFGVRAGEDFKPWSMKGEEDDKKDVFDFKEDVGHEGNFTALDINPKVDVEQLEKEEQALTAVVKGPKRAFGDLIAASGITDEMLDSLIALKDFDGVHGLPPLSVIEDMRYEKNTRKSTRGEMERLKQEEAAKARVKQVDDKGRAYGTGRRKCSVARVWVQPGNGQFTVNDKEFDVYFPMLEHRATLLRPFSETKTLGLWDVDCTVKGGGVSGQVGAIRLGISKALQNWEPDLRPALRNAGFLTRDSRVVERKKPGKAKARKSFQWVKR; encoded by the exons ATGCTCTCTCGTTTAATTCCCAAACCCTCTCATCTCCGTCGCTTTCTCTCTATTCCGTTGAAACCGTCCCACACGGCTGTGAATCCCTTCTTCACCGTCGTCGTTCCCAAACACTTCTCCACCAACCGTGGCGGCGGCAACGACGGCGATGGCAAGGACCCCTTTTCCTCCCGCGTGTGGAAGGATTTCCGGGAGACCGAGGAGAAGCTTGACGCGTTCTtcgaggaggaggaggagtgcGGGAGCCTCGCCGGAATGAACGACGACGGAAGCAGTGGTGGGAGGAGAAGGGAGGAGCGGGGGTGGCTGCAAGAGGAAGAACAGGGGTGGTTGCAAGAGAAGGGTTTGGATGATGCAGATGAAGATGCTATATTTAAAGGGATCGACGAGGAAAGCGGAGACGCCGGTGGTGGTGGTTTTGATGAGAGCAATTTTGGAGTGAGAGCAGGAGAGGACTTCAAACCTTGGAGCATGAAGGGGGAGGAGGACGACAAAAAGGATGTGTTTGATTTCAAAGAGGATGTGGGGCATGAAGGGAACTTCACTGCTTTGGATATTAATCCTAAAGTCGATGTTGAACAGCTTGAGAAGGAAGAACAAGCTCTCACTGCTGTTGTCAAAG GCCCAAAACGTGCATTTGGTGATTTGATTGCTGCTTCTGGAATCACGGATGAGATGCTTGACAGTTTGATTGCGTTGAAAGACTTTGATGGGGTTCATGGGTTGCCCCCTCTTAGTGTAATTGAAGACATGAGGTATGAGAAGAATACTAGAAAATCCACTAGAGGTGAAATGGAGCGTCTGAAGCAAGAGGAAGCTGCTAAAGCTAGAGTGAAGCAGGTTGATGATAAAGGACGTGCTTATGGAACAGGAAGAAGAAAATGCAGTGTTGCCCGTGTCTGGGTTCAGCCTGGTAATGGTCAATTTACTGTTAATGATAAAGAGTTTGATGTCTATTTTCCAATGCTTGAGCATCGTGCTACTCTCCTTCGACCTTTCTCCGAGACAAAGACTTTGGGGCTCTGGGATGTCGATTGTACTGTGAAAGGAGGTGGTGTGTCAG GGCAAGTTGGAGCTATACGATTGGGGATCAGCAAGGCTTTGCAAAACTGGGAACCAGATTTGCGGCCTGCACTTAGAAATG CTGGTTTCCTGACAAGGGACTCACGAGTGGTAGAAAGGAAAAAGCCAGGAAAGGCCAAAGCAAGAAAAAGTTTCCAATGGGTCAAGCGTTGA
- the LOC100789708 gene encoding uncharacterized protein isoform X2 has translation MHLQLGETSQPVWVEFSATLNQIKDNDQEKNSLILMKSGVVSDDGQRGYFCTKNGTLVEIDVAESPRWTNHGQPAGANVAAIAAVASKRKVVYTISSAGDLYEYDRKSKPSWKKHIWQEKKAKVSPLMPSKGCILHGLSGDHSESLFLLTKEGTLVERRLHQRKWKWVVHGSPEHQTLTSITPPLQDESWETFISLFFTSSAGSVFEYQMPKQLGTALNNQFPEAWGSHEHPLHAKAARGIAGLPLQVGRILFALDDGRLAELHLAGLGGENSGPSVPQNFRRKASTKYVWTILDVPESEGWNAEYCTEERGPRNCMTGTKDESNDSGISSVTGRRKQSQAQNYYLPLGTGGEPNRSSEEYNLPDDWISNNFRLRLLYEGKSFFLITNDGWVFEYVCIENVWVWLRHDSSSTMNGIVGSYNGSLFMADTFGSLFLREWSDNEIAWRNCTAMRKGRSIVAGQPWDRLPGKARRATTEDSIFFVSKNGRLLQFMVYMRKFKWKDCKNPQNVKVASIVDQELFRENIVFVIGRNGRLYQYNKVTDLWHEHYQSQHLILSQFPGTVIRPSTKSLSGSLFMLSREGGLVEYQWTTWYGWNWVEHGTPYKGVKLVGSPGPSFEGNQLLLIGSDGKVYLRYLDKDAWKWKDCSFPSMGNKIVETHSGGINEEKPVRIDENCASGLSKDQDNLADLNLNCEPKVASTRPIPFSEGSVIFELRDGRLAELQLVEETEWAWSRIIGTPNSLCLENYWIALASS, from the exons atGCATCTGCAACTTGGTGAAACTTCACAGCCAGTTTGGGTTGAATTCTCGGCTACACtcaatcaaatcaaagataatgatCAGGAGAAAAATTCTTTGATATTGATGAAGTCTGGTGTGGTGTCAGATGATGGGCA AAGAGGTTATTTCTGTACAAAGAATGGAACACTGGTAGAAATTGATGTGGCTGAGTCTCCAAG ATGGACAAATCATGGCCAACCAGCTGGAGCAAATGTTGCAGCTATAGCTGCTGTTGCTTCTAAACGAAAAGTAGTATACACCATAAG TTCTGCCGGAGATCTTTATGAATATGATAGAAAATCAAAACCATCGTGGAAGAAACACATATGGcaagaaaaaaaagcaaaagtttCACCTTTGATGCCATCTAAAGGGTGCATTTTACATGGATTGAGTGGTGATCATTCCGAATCTCTGTTTCTTTTAACCAAG GAAGGTACTTTGGTGGAGAGAAGATTACATCAAAGAAAGTGGAAATGGGTAGTCCATGGAAGTCCTGAACATCAAACTTTGACGTCCATCACACCACCTTTGCAAGATGAATCATGGGAAACattcatttctttattttttacttcttcAGCCGGATCTGTTTTTGAATATCAAATGCCAAAACAATTAG GCACTGCGCTGAATAATCAGTTTCCAGAAGCATGGGGAAGTCATGAACATCCCTTACATGCAAAAGCAGCAAGAGGTATAGCTGGCTTACCATTACAAGTTGGGAGGATACTGTTTGCACTAGATGATGGTAGACTTGCAGAATTGCATCTAGCAGGACTAGGTGGTGAAAATTCAGGACCATCTGTTCCACAAAACTTTCGAAGGAAAGCATCAACTAAATATGTTTGGACTATATTAGATGTGCCAGAGAGTGAAGGATGGAATGCAGAATATTGCACAGAAGAACGTGGCCCCCGGAATTGCATGACAGGAACAAAAGATGAGTCAAATGATTCAGGAATAAGTTCAGTAACAGGCAGGAGAAAGCAAAGCCAAGCACAGAATTATTACTTGCCTCTAGGCACAGGTGGTGAACCGAATAGATCTTCAGAAGAATACAATCTTCCGGATGACTGGATTAGTAATAACTTCCGCTTAAGATTGTTGTATGAAGGCAAGTCATTCTTCTTAATAACGAATGATGGTTGGGTTTTCGAATATGTTTGTATTGAGAATGTATGGGTATGGTTGAGGCATGATAGCTCCTCAACTATGAATGGTATAGTGGGGAGCTATAATGGAAGTTTATTCATGGCTGATACATTTGGGAGTTTGTTCCTTAGAGAATGGAGTGATAATGAGATAGCATGGAGGAATTGCACTGCTATGAGGAAAGGAAGAAGTATTGTTGCAGGTCAACCATGGGATAGATTACCAGGTAAAGCAAGGAGGGCTACAACTGAAGATTCAATCTTCTTTGTGAGCAAAAATGGAAGATTACTGCAGTTCATG GTTTACATGAGGAAGTTTAAATGGAAAGACTGCAAAAATCCTCAAAATGTTAAAGTTGCAAGTATAGTTGACCAAGAATTGTTCAGGGAAAATATAGTCtttgtcattggaagaaatGGTCGGCTATATCAGTATAACAAAGTGACTGATCTGTGGCATGAGCATTACCAATCTCAACATTTGATTCTATCACAGTTTCCTGGAACAGTTATTAGACCATCAACAAAATCACTCTCAGGCTCTCTCTTCATGCTTTCAAGAGAAGGTGGTCTTGTTGAGTACCAGTGGACTACATGGTATGGATGGAACTGGGTAGAACATGGAACACCCTATAAAGGTGTAAAACTGGTTGGTTCACCTGGTCCTAGCTTTGAAGGCAATCAACTACTTTTAATTGGTTCAGATGGAAAAGTATACCTAAGATACCTAGACAAAGATGCATGGAAGTGGAAGGATTGTAGTTTCCCCTCTATGGGAAATAAAATTGTTGAAACACATAGTGGAGGAATCAATGAGGAGAAACCAGTTCGGATCGATGAAAATTGTGCATCTGGCTTAAGTAAGGACCAAGATAACCTTGCTGACCTTAACTTAAATTGTGAACCAAAG GTGGCATCCACAAGACCAATTCCATTTTCTGAAGGTTCTGTCATATTTGAGCTCAGAGATGGCAGG TTGGCAGAATTACAACTTGTAGAGGAGACAGAATGGGCTTGGTCACGGATCATTGGCACACCAAACAGTTTATGCTTGGAAAATTATTGGATTGCACTAGCATCGTCATAA
- the LOC100789708 gene encoding uncharacterized protein isoform X1, producing the protein MSMFHLICGIWGLLSLSFCTVVGCASCCPYQFFQQSNRRFEQKTDRFWKFSEEADRWVEVQLPCDLISGGDSECGKVKNRREESLDQEHGFDDKKKRLDRKDGKIGVLGPFDVVLMPLRKRISLTKMSETSVWVTGESGSIYERFWNGLEWVFAPHDLPISAGRAVAVFIINQMILALSESGNLYQMHLQLGETSQPVWVEFSATLNQIKDNDQEKNSLILMKSGVVSDDGQRGYFCTKNGTLVEIDVAESPRWTNHGQPAGANVAAIAAVASKRKVVYTISSAGDLYEYDRKSKPSWKKHIWQEKKAKVSPLMPSKGCILHGLSGDHSESLFLLTKEGTLVERRLHQRKWKWVVHGSPEHQTLTSITPPLQDESWETFISLFFTSSAGSVFEYQMPKQLGTALNNQFPEAWGSHEHPLHAKAARGIAGLPLQVGRILFALDDGRLAELHLAGLGGENSGPSVPQNFRRKASTKYVWTILDVPESEGWNAEYCTEERGPRNCMTGTKDESNDSGISSVTGRRKQSQAQNYYLPLGTGGEPNRSSEEYNLPDDWISNNFRLRLLYEGKSFFLITNDGWVFEYVCIENVWVWLRHDSSSTMNGIVGSYNGSLFMADTFGSLFLREWSDNEIAWRNCTAMRKGRSIVAGQPWDRLPGKARRATTEDSIFFVSKNGRLLQFMVYMRKFKWKDCKNPQNVKVASIVDQELFRENIVFVIGRNGRLYQYNKVTDLWHEHYQSQHLILSQFPGTVIRPSTKSLSGSLFMLSREGGLVEYQWTTWYGWNWVEHGTPYKGVKLVGSPGPSFEGNQLLLIGSDGKVYLRYLDKDAWKWKDCSFPSMGNKIVETHSGGINEEKPVRIDENCASGLSKDQDNLADLNLNCEPKVASTRPIPFSEGSVIFELRDGRLAELQLVEETEWAWSRIIGTPNSLCLENYWIALASS; encoded by the exons ATGTCAATGTTCCATTTGATATGTGGCATCTGGGGGCTCTTGTCTTTGAGCTTTTGTACTGTTGTGGGCTGTGCTTCATGCTGTCCATATCAGTTTTTTCAGCAAAGCAATAGAAGGTTTGAGCAGAAAACTGATAGGTTTTGGAAGTTCAGTGAAGAAGCTGATAGATGGGTTGAAGTGCAACTGCCTTGTGATCTGATATCTGGTGGTGATAGTGAGTGTGGTAAAGTGAAGAACAGAAGGGAAGAAAGTTTGGATCAAGAACATGGATTTGATGACAAAAAGAAGAGGCTGGACAGAAAGGATGGTAAAATAGGAGTATTGGGGCCCTTCGATGTGGTTCTGATGCCTCTGAGAAAGAGAATTTCATTGACCAAAATGTCTGAGACATCTGTGTGGGTCACTGGTGAAAGTGGCTCTATCTATGAGAGGTTTTGGAATGGATTAGAATGGGTGTTTGCCCCTCATGACTTGCCAATATCAGCAGGACGTGCAGTTGCAGTTTTTATCATCAATCAGATGATTCTTGCTCTATCTGAATCAGGGAATCTGTATCAG atGCATCTGCAACTTGGTGAAACTTCACAGCCAGTTTGGGTTGAATTCTCGGCTACACtcaatcaaatcaaagataatgatCAGGAGAAAAATTCTTTGATATTGATGAAGTCTGGTGTGGTGTCAGATGATGGGCA AAGAGGTTATTTCTGTACAAAGAATGGAACACTGGTAGAAATTGATGTGGCTGAGTCTCCAAG ATGGACAAATCATGGCCAACCAGCTGGAGCAAATGTTGCAGCTATAGCTGCTGTTGCTTCTAAACGAAAAGTAGTATACACCATAAG TTCTGCCGGAGATCTTTATGAATATGATAGAAAATCAAAACCATCGTGGAAGAAACACATATGGcaagaaaaaaaagcaaaagtttCACCTTTGATGCCATCTAAAGGGTGCATTTTACATGGATTGAGTGGTGATCATTCCGAATCTCTGTTTCTTTTAACCAAG GAAGGTACTTTGGTGGAGAGAAGATTACATCAAAGAAAGTGGAAATGGGTAGTCCATGGAAGTCCTGAACATCAAACTTTGACGTCCATCACACCACCTTTGCAAGATGAATCATGGGAAACattcatttctttattttttacttcttcAGCCGGATCTGTTTTTGAATATCAAATGCCAAAACAATTAG GCACTGCGCTGAATAATCAGTTTCCAGAAGCATGGGGAAGTCATGAACATCCCTTACATGCAAAAGCAGCAAGAGGTATAGCTGGCTTACCATTACAAGTTGGGAGGATACTGTTTGCACTAGATGATGGTAGACTTGCAGAATTGCATCTAGCAGGACTAGGTGGTGAAAATTCAGGACCATCTGTTCCACAAAACTTTCGAAGGAAAGCATCAACTAAATATGTTTGGACTATATTAGATGTGCCAGAGAGTGAAGGATGGAATGCAGAATATTGCACAGAAGAACGTGGCCCCCGGAATTGCATGACAGGAACAAAAGATGAGTCAAATGATTCAGGAATAAGTTCAGTAACAGGCAGGAGAAAGCAAAGCCAAGCACAGAATTATTACTTGCCTCTAGGCACAGGTGGTGAACCGAATAGATCTTCAGAAGAATACAATCTTCCGGATGACTGGATTAGTAATAACTTCCGCTTAAGATTGTTGTATGAAGGCAAGTCATTCTTCTTAATAACGAATGATGGTTGGGTTTTCGAATATGTTTGTATTGAGAATGTATGGGTATGGTTGAGGCATGATAGCTCCTCAACTATGAATGGTATAGTGGGGAGCTATAATGGAAGTTTATTCATGGCTGATACATTTGGGAGTTTGTTCCTTAGAGAATGGAGTGATAATGAGATAGCATGGAGGAATTGCACTGCTATGAGGAAAGGAAGAAGTATTGTTGCAGGTCAACCATGGGATAGATTACCAGGTAAAGCAAGGAGGGCTACAACTGAAGATTCAATCTTCTTTGTGAGCAAAAATGGAAGATTACTGCAGTTCATG GTTTACATGAGGAAGTTTAAATGGAAAGACTGCAAAAATCCTCAAAATGTTAAAGTTGCAAGTATAGTTGACCAAGAATTGTTCAGGGAAAATATAGTCtttgtcattggaagaaatGGTCGGCTATATCAGTATAACAAAGTGACTGATCTGTGGCATGAGCATTACCAATCTCAACATTTGATTCTATCACAGTTTCCTGGAACAGTTATTAGACCATCAACAAAATCACTCTCAGGCTCTCTCTTCATGCTTTCAAGAGAAGGTGGTCTTGTTGAGTACCAGTGGACTACATGGTATGGATGGAACTGGGTAGAACATGGAACACCCTATAAAGGTGTAAAACTGGTTGGTTCACCTGGTCCTAGCTTTGAAGGCAATCAACTACTTTTAATTGGTTCAGATGGAAAAGTATACCTAAGATACCTAGACAAAGATGCATGGAAGTGGAAGGATTGTAGTTTCCCCTCTATGGGAAATAAAATTGTTGAAACACATAGTGGAGGAATCAATGAGGAGAAACCAGTTCGGATCGATGAAAATTGTGCATCTGGCTTAAGTAAGGACCAAGATAACCTTGCTGACCTTAACTTAAATTGTGAACCAAAG GTGGCATCCACAAGACCAATTCCATTTTCTGAAGGTTCTGTCATATTTGAGCTCAGAGATGGCAGG TTGGCAGAATTACAACTTGTAGAGGAGACAGAATGGGCTTGGTCACGGATCATTGGCACACCAAACAGTTTATGCTTGGAAAATTATTGGATTGCACTAGCATCGTCATAA
- the LOC100790252 gene encoding uncharacterized protein, which produces MANTILDQGGCTNLWPFRVDELRDSKQLVKKLSIPQDTKQFVFALRDPHTQSIIYILSSLNLSERSASDAMCLIKEIKPDAVLVQAAVSPFSELQSEEDSVPVPTSSFGVIKRCFLDKIGRDMYESVACNFVLREIFGTSFHGPLLAAKRAAEDVGSSFLHAASWAPSALKRFSLDKELRMMLAKALSGSLDPLLLSSGANAGSVLEKGNEEIQPSSSYETPGFARSIYALLEDLYSIFGDLPSLGKALAHVQKMLIAPNNKGLRPSNRKGAAKSDNIEFSEILADDKLHTLFAQAIRSQTDKFKTIVAVVDAIALAGLRKHWDTPLPVEVKELVGELITNSEVKGVMMNHSEKKWLLTDKPMVAVGAGATAVFGASSLTKVVPASTLVKVITFKIPTSLKISLSQMQKVLAFAFGHYKVVAPGIATSGAKTSGIMKAAVSAEKI; this is translated from the exons ATGGCCAACACAATACTTGATCAGGGAGGTTGCACG AACCTATGGCCATTCAGAGTGGACGAGCTAAGAGATTCGAAGCAATTGGTGAAGAAACTGAGCATCCCCCAAGACACGAAGCAATTCGTATTCGCGCTGCGTGATCCCCATACCCAATCCATCATTTACATTCTCTCCTCTCTCAATTTATCGGAGCGATCAGCCTCCGATGCCATGTGTCTCATCAAGGAGATCAAACCCGACGCCGTTTTGGTGCAAGCCGCCGTTTCCCCCTTCTCCGAGCTTCAGTCCGAAGAGGACTCCGTTCCGGTACCGACCTCTTCTTTCGGGGTAATCAAACGTTGTTTTCTTGATAAAATTGGTAGGGACATGTACGAGAGTGTTGCATGTAACTTTGTGTTGAGGGAGATTTTCGGGACCAGTTTTCATGGTCCCTTGTTGGCTGCTAAGAGGGCTGCTGAGGATGTTGGATCTTCGTTTCTT CATGCTGCTTCTTGGGCTCCTTCGGCTTTGAAGAGGTTTTCTCTTGATAAGGAACTTAGGATGATGTTGGCCAAGGCTTTATCTGGTTCTTTGGATCCACTTTTGCTTAGTAGTGGTGCTAATGCTGGTTCTGTTTTGGAGAAGGGTAATGAGGAAATTCAGCCATCGAGTAGTTATGAGACCCCTGGTTTTGCCAGGTCTATTTATGCTTTGCTTGAGGATTTGTATAGTATATTTGGTGATCTTCCGTCGCTTGGGAAGGCACTGGCACATGTGCAGAAGATGCT AATTGCTCCTAATAATAAGGGGTTGAGGCCGAGTAATAGGAAAGGTGCTGCAAAGTCAGATAACATTGAGTTCTCGGAGATTCTGGCTGATGACAAGTTGCACACTCTATTTGCGCAGGCCATTCGGAGTCAGACTGATAAGTTTAAGACCATTGTGGCGGTGGTAGATGCTATTGCCTTGGCTGGTCTTAGGAAGCACTGGGATACTCCTCTTCCTGTTGAAGTCAAAGAGTTGGTTGGAGAGCTGATCACAAATTCTGAGGTCAAAGGGGTTATGATGAATCATAGTGAGAAGAAGTGGTTATTAACAGATAAACCTATGGTGGCAGTAGGGGCTGGAGCGACAGCAGTTTTTGGAGCTTCATCACTGACCAAAGTAGTCCCTGCATCAACACTGGTGAAGGTTATCACTTTCAAAATTCCAACTTCACTCAAAATCAGTCTCAGCCAGATGCAGAAAGTGCTGGCTTTTGCCTTTGGCCATTATAAAGTTGTGGCTCCAGGGATTGCGACTTCAGGAGCCAAAACATCTGGCATCATGAAGGCAGCAGTATCTGCTGAAAAGATTTGA
- the LOC100812733 gene encoding porphobilinogen deaminase, chloroplastic-like, translating to METLCSALVFPSFRIRTSAFSKCGIRASIAVEQQTSQTKVALLRIGTRGSPLALAQAYETRDKLMASHAELAEEGAIQIVIIKTTGDKILSQPLADIGGKGLFTKEIDEALINGDIDIAVHSMKDVPTYLPDKTILPCNLPREDVRDAFISLSAASLADLPSGSIVGTASLRRKSQILHRYPSLNVEENFRGNVQTRLRKLSEGIVQATLLALAGLKRLNMTENVTSILSIDDMLPAVAQGAIGIACRSNDDKMAEYLASLNHEETRLAVSCERAFLEKLEGSCRTPIAGYASRNEDGNCLFRGLVASPDGIRVLETSRIGPYAFEDMIKMGKDAGEELLSRAGPGFFSR from the exons ATGGAGACCCTCTGCTCTGCATTGGTGTTCCCATCTTTCAGAATCAGAACTTCAGCTTTCTCCAAATGTGGCATCAGGGCTTCCATTGCCGTTGAGCAACAAACTTCCCAGACTAAGGTTGCTCTCCTCAGAATTGGTACCAGAGGAAG TCCACTAGCTCTGGCTCAGGCATATGAGACCAGAGACAAGCTCATGGCATCACATGCAGAGCTAGCAGAAGAAGGGGCTATTCAGattgtaataataaaaacaactgGTGACAAAATACTATCACAGCCACTTGCAGACATTGGTGGGAAGGGCCTATTCACAAAAGAAATAGATGAGGCACTCATAAACGGTGACATTGACATCGCTGTCCACTCAATGAAAGATGTTCCTACGTACTTACCTGATAAAACAATTCTACCATGCAACCTTCCACGTGAGGATGTAAGAGATGCATTTATATCCTTGAGTGCAGCTTCACTGGCTGATCTACCCTCAGGAAGTATTGTTGGTACTGCTTCACTCAGACGAAAGTCACAGATACTGCACAGATACCCATCTCTAAAT GTGGAGGAAAATTTCCGTGGCAATGTCCAAACAAGGCTGAGAAAACTCAGTGAGGGCATTGTCCAAGCTACCCTATTGGCATTAGCTGGACTCAAACGTTTAAATATGACGGAAAATGTGACTTCGATCCTATCAATTGATGACATGCTTCCAGCTGTTGCCCAAGGTGCAATTGGAATAGCCTGTAGAAGTAATGATGATAAAATG GCGGAATACCTTGCTTCACTGAATCATGAAGAAACAAGACTAGCAGTTTCCTGTGAAAGAGCCTTCCTTGAAAAGTTGGAAGGGTCTTGCCGCACTCCTATTGCAGGCTATGCTAGCAGAAATGAGGATGGCAATTGCTTGTTTAGAGGATTAGTTGCATCCCCTGATGGAATCCGTG TGCTTGAAACTTCCAGAATTGGCCCATATGCTTTCGAAGATATGATAAAGATGGGTAAGGATGCTGGAGAGGAGCTTCTTTCTCGAGCCGGACCTGGCTTTTTCAGTCGTTAA
- the LOC100812733 gene encoding porphobilinogen deaminase, chloroplastic-like isoform X1, with protein sequence MASHAELAEEGAIQIVIIKTTGDKILSQPLADIGGKGLFTKEIDEALINGDIDIAVHSMKDVPTYLPDKTILPCNLPREDVRDAFISLSAASLADLPSGSIVGTASLRRKSQILHRYPSLNVEENFRGNVQTRLRKLSEGIVQATLLALAGLKRLNMTENVTSILSIDDMLPAVAQGAIGIACRSNDDKMAEYLASLNHEETRLAVSCERAFLEKLEGSCRTPIAGYASRNEDGNCLFRGLVASPDGIRVLETSRIGPYAFEDMIKMGKDAGEELLSRAGPGFFSR encoded by the exons ATGGCATCACATGCAGAGCTAGCAGAAGAAGGGGCTATTCAGattgtaataataaaaacaactgGTGACAAAATACTATCACAGCCACTTGCAGACATTGGTGGGAAGGGCCTATTCACAAAAGAAATAGATGAGGCACTCATAAACGGTGACATTGACATCGCTGTCCACTCAATGAAAGATGTTCCTACGTACTTACCTGATAAAACAATTCTACCATGCAACCTTCCACGTGAGGATGTAAGAGATGCATTTATATCCTTGAGTGCAGCTTCACTGGCTGATCTACCCTCAGGAAGTATTGTTGGTACTGCTTCACTCAGACGAAAGTCACAGATACTGCACAGATACCCATCTCTAAAT GTGGAGGAAAATTTCCGTGGCAATGTCCAAACAAGGCTGAGAAAACTCAGTGAGGGCATTGTCCAAGCTACCCTATTGGCATTAGCTGGACTCAAACGTTTAAATATGACGGAAAATGTGACTTCGATCCTATCAATTGATGACATGCTTCCAGCTGTTGCCCAAGGTGCAATTGGAATAGCCTGTAGAAGTAATGATGATAAAATG GCGGAATACCTTGCTTCACTGAATCATGAAGAAACAAGACTAGCAGTTTCCTGTGAAAGAGCCTTCCTTGAAAAGTTGGAAGGGTCTTGCCGCACTCCTATTGCAGGCTATGCTAGCAGAAATGAGGATGGCAATTGCTTGTTTAGAGGATTAGTTGCATCCCCTGATGGAATCCGTG TGCTTGAAACTTCCAGAATTGGCCCATATGCTTTCGAAGATATGATAAAGATGGGTAAGGATGCTGGAGAGGAGCTTCTTTCTCGAGCCGGACCTGGCTTTTTCAGTCGTTAA